In Candidatus Defluviilinea proxima, a single genomic region encodes these proteins:
- a CDS encoding GDP-L-fucose synthase, producing the protein MSENFWQNKKVIVTGGAGFLGSFVIEKLKARGATDIFIPRIENYNLVDPNDIRKLYADQLKGVDPKNVVIIHLAANVGGIGANREHPADFFYDNLMMGVELMHQAYKNGVGKFVAIGTVCAYPKFTPVPFKEDDLWIGYPEETNAPYGLAKKMMLVQAQAYRQQYGFNAIFLLPVNLYGPRDNFNLASSHVIPALIRKAVEASERGDKELPVWGDGSPTREFLYVEDAADGIVTAAEKYNGDEPVNLGSGYEIAIKDLSEMIVKMTGFQGKLVWQTDKPNGQPRRGLDVSRAKEYFGWSAQVPFEEGMRRTIEWFKENKKLIESRDQKAKH; encoded by the coding sequence ATGTCTGAAAATTTTTGGCAAAACAAAAAAGTGATCGTTACCGGCGGAGCAGGCTTTCTTGGCTCATTCGTCATCGAAAAACTCAAGGCGCGTGGCGCAACGGACATTTTCATTCCGCGCATTGAGAACTACAACCTCGTCGACCCGAACGACATTCGCAAGCTGTATGCGGACCAATTGAAAGGCGTTGACCCGAAGAACGTGGTCATCATTCACCTCGCCGCCAACGTGGGCGGTATTGGTGCCAATCGCGAGCACCCCGCAGACTTTTTCTACGACAACCTCATGATGGGCGTGGAACTGATGCACCAGGCGTATAAGAATGGTGTTGGCAAGTTTGTTGCCATTGGAACCGTTTGTGCATATCCCAAATTCACCCCCGTTCCCTTCAAAGAAGATGATTTGTGGATCGGTTACCCCGAAGAGACCAACGCTCCGTATGGCCTCGCCAAGAAGATGATGCTTGTGCAAGCACAGGCCTATCGCCAGCAATATGGCTTCAATGCCATCTTCCTTTTGCCTGTGAATCTCTACGGTCCGCGCGATAACTTCAATCTTGCTTCATCGCATGTCATCCCTGCTTTGATCCGCAAGGCTGTGGAAGCGAGCGAGCGCGGTGATAAGGAACTTCCCGTGTGGGGCGATGGTTCACCGACGCGTGAATTCCTGTATGTGGAAGATGCCGCCGATGGCATTGTCACTGCCGCAGAAAAATACAACGGCGACGAACCTGTCAACTTGGGTTCTGGGTATGAGATCGCGATCAAGGATTTGAGTGAGATGATCGTAAAGATGACCGGCTTCCAGGGCAAACTTGTTTGGCAAACGGATAAGCCCAACGGCCAACCCCGCCGCGGACTCGACGTCAGCCGCGCGAAAGAATATTTCGGTTGGAGCGCGCAGGTTCCTTTTGAAGAAGGGATGCGCCGCACCATCGAGTGGTTCAAGGAAAACAAGAAACTAATAGAGAGCAGAGATCAGAAGGCTAAGCACTAG
- a CDS encoding NAD(P)-dependent oxidoreductase, producing the protein MTDRHILVTGGAGYIGSLLTSELLRLNYRVTVLDSLLFGGESLVPFLHHPNFNFVKADVTEPRAIKDSLKDQWQKPNAIIHLAAIVGFPACQAVGKQVAWKYNVEATKSVFEQASDLGVERFVFASTYSNYGLSENGKPVTEESPLNPQSLYAETKIASEEFLLSQKDASCAPLLFRFATLYGLSPRTRFDLIVNQFVLEAFTKRTLIIYQRGYSRSFVHIRDVARGVIMGLEAEQSKIRGQVFNLGTDNGNYSKDDIVRLVLKRMPQTVVEYKDLTFGGDMRDITVSFAKIKNTLGFDTTLDVNDGVRELLFALKTGLIQNPTDAHYRNAQFIVQ; encoded by the coding sequence ATGACAGACCGCCATATCCTTGTTACAGGAGGCGCCGGGTACATCGGCTCACTCTTGACCTCGGAACTGCTCCGCCTTAACTACCGGGTCACTGTCCTTGACTCTCTCCTCTTCGGCGGAGAGTCGCTGGTGCCTTTTTTGCATCATCCCAACTTTAATTTCGTCAAAGCGGATGTGACCGAACCGCGCGCGATCAAAGACTCGCTCAAAGACCAGTGGCAAAAACCAAATGCGATCATTCATCTCGCCGCCATTGTAGGTTTCCCAGCATGTCAGGCAGTCGGCAAACAGGTGGCGTGGAAGTACAATGTTGAGGCCACGAAAAGTGTTTTTGAGCAGGCATCAGATTTGGGCGTGGAAAGATTCGTGTTCGCGTCCACATACAGCAACTATGGTTTGTCTGAAAATGGCAAGCCAGTCACCGAAGAATCCCCACTAAATCCACAATCGTTATATGCAGAGACAAAGATCGCATCTGAAGAGTTTTTGCTTTCGCAAAAAGATGCTTCGTGTGCGCCTTTGTTGTTCCGTTTTGCGACGTTGTATGGGCTTTCACCGCGTACGCGCTTTGACTTGATCGTGAACCAATTTGTGTTGGAAGCATTCACGAAACGCACATTGATCATTTACCAACGCGGATATTCGCGTTCGTTCGTCCATATTCGGGATGTAGCACGCGGCGTCATTATGGGGCTTGAAGCCGAGCAGTCAAAGATCCGTGGGCAGGTTTTCAATCTTGGTACTGATAACGGAAACTATTCAAAAGACGATATTGTGCGGCTGGTGTTGAAGCGCATGCCGCAAACTGTCGTCGAATACAAAGACCTGACCTTCGGTGGCGATATGCGTGACATCACCGTTTCGTTCGCAAAGATCAAGAATACCCTTGGCTTTGATACAACATTGGACGTAAACGATGGCGTCCGTGAATTGTTGTTTGCCCTGAAAACGGGACTCATCCAAAACCCAACCGATGCACATTATCGTAATGCACAATTTATAGTGCAATGA
- a CDS encoding winged helix-turn-helix transcriptional regulator — translation MESTNDELRELTLLEKIENDPDVNQSVLATQLGVAVGTVNWHLKRLIAKGYVKAMRAERKKLRYIITPEGIALRARLAVDYVERSFSIYRKTRQRVKDHLTKVQDAGYNQVRITGKGDVVDICRLTCIEQGVAVVNDKNVPVLQVDGFKVQLRMEDSV, via the coding sequence ATGGAATCAACCAACGACGAACTCCGCGAGCTTACCCTGCTCGAAAAAATCGAAAATGATCCCGATGTAAATCAATCTGTTTTGGCTACGCAACTTGGTGTGGCGGTGGGAACAGTCAATTGGCATCTCAAGCGTCTCATTGCGAAAGGCTATGTCAAAGCCATGCGCGCTGAGCGCAAGAAGTTGCGCTACATCATCACCCCCGAAGGCATTGCCCTGCGGGCTCGCCTGGCAGTTGATTACGTCGAGCGCTCTTTTTCTATTTATCGTAAAACTCGTCAGCGTGTGAAAGATCATCTCACCAAAGTGCAGGACGCAGGCTACAACCAGGTCCGCATTACTGGTAAAGGCGATGTGGTGGATATTTGTCGCCTGACCTGTATTGAACAGGGTGTTGCCGTTGTAAATGATAAGAATGTCCCCGTCCTGCAAGTGGATGGGTTCAAAGTGCAATTACGGATGGAGGATTCAGTATGA
- a CDS encoding TetR/AcrR family transcriptional regulator, whose translation MLSNLKEEKLDPRVKRTRNLILSSFESLLAEKGFEAISVQDVTDKAEINRATFYAHFPDKYALLDYSISEMFTHEIEKRTLNACHYTPDNLRNLILAVCEFLSKTHRECAQPHQQFESLIEGTIKKQIFDLLTYWLVQTKSKISSDIPATVATWAIYGLASHYSHMKKRPTLEKFVDDAFPLVAVNLEQFA comes from the coding sequence ATGTTGTCTAACCTGAAAGAAGAAAAGCTCGATCCTCGCGTCAAACGGACCCGAAACCTGATCCTGTCATCCTTTGAGTCTCTCCTCGCTGAAAAAGGATTCGAAGCTATTTCCGTGCAAGATGTGACCGACAAAGCTGAGATCAACCGTGCCACGTTCTATGCACACTTCCCCGATAAATATGCCTTGCTCGATTATTCCATCAGCGAGATGTTCACACATGAGATCGAGAAGCGCACGCTGAACGCCTGTCACTACACCCCCGACAATTTACGGAACCTGATCCTGGCTGTGTGTGAATTTCTTTCCAAGACTCACAGAGAATGCGCACAGCCGCATCAACAATTTGAATCGTTGATCGAAGGCACGATCAAAAAACAGATCTTTGATTTGTTAACCTATTGGTTGGTTCAAACAAAATCAAAAATCTCCAGCGATATTCCTGCCACCGTGGCAACATGGGCGATCTATGGTTTGGCATCTCACTATAGCCATATGAAAAAACGTCCCACTCTTGAGAAATTTGTAGACGATGCATTTCCGTTGGTAGCGGTCAATTTGGAACAATTTGCGTAG
- a CDS encoding DoxX family protein, with translation MNIALWIAQGLLAAMYLMAGSMKTFQPANVRTNPQMTWAHDKQDGYIRFVGISELLGALGLILPLVTGILPWLTVIAAVGLTVIQLLAIFSVHLPKKEFNVIPVNIVLLALAVFVIIGRWTLFS, from the coding sequence ATGAACATCGCATTATGGATCGCACAAGGATTATTAGCCGCCATGTATTTGATGGCGGGCAGTATGAAGACTTTTCAACCCGCCAATGTACGCACGAACCCACAGATGACCTGGGCACATGATAAACAGGATGGTTACATCCGCTTCGTTGGGATATCAGAACTGCTTGGCGCACTTGGGCTGATCCTCCCCCTCGTTACCGGCATCCTGCCGTGGCTAACAGTCATCGCCGCAGTTGGTTTGACGGTTATTCAACTACTGGCAATCTTTAGCGTGCATTTGCCCAAGAAGGAATTCAATGTAATTCCTGTCAACATCGTATTGCTTGCACTCGCTGTGTTCGTAATCATCGGGCGCTGGACACTTTTTTCATAA
- a CDS encoding NAD(P)-binding domain-containing protein codes for MNVTIIGSGNMGRGIGTRAVAGGHSVTFVDANPEVAEKTASDVRSSAKNGAKVSTASIGNVELGDVVVFAVWYGTNIDLAKQLGSKLAGKVVVDIANPLNSTYDGLATAPDSSSAEDLAKAIANGAKVVKAFNTTYAGTLLSGQVAGQPLDVFIAGDDVDAKAKVAQIVTDGGMRAVDAGPLSRARQIEGMQLLHIVLQGTLGTNWGSALKILS; via the coding sequence ATGAACGTAACAATTATTGGATCAGGCAACATGGGGCGCGGTATTGGAACACGTGCGGTCGCGGGTGGGCACTCGGTCACATTTGTGGATGCAAATCCCGAAGTGGCAGAAAAGACCGCATCCGATGTACGGTCATCAGCAAAGAATGGTGCGAAAGTTTCAACCGCCAGCATCGGCAATGTTGAACTTGGTGATGTCGTGGTATTTGCTGTGTGGTATGGCACAAATATCGATCTGGCAAAACAGCTCGGCTCCAAACTTGCAGGCAAGGTCGTGGTGGACATTGCCAACCCACTGAATTCGACTTATGACGGTCTCGCCACTGCGCCCGATTCATCTTCTGCGGAAGATCTGGCAAAGGCAATTGCAAACGGTGCGAAAGTAGTAAAGGCTTTCAACACGACATATGCAGGCACGCTTCTTTCTGGACAGGTGGCTGGTCAGCCACTCGATGTCTTTATCGCCGGCGACGATGTGGACGCCAAAGCCAAGGTCGCGCAGATCGTGACCGATGGTGGTATGCGCGCCGTGGACGCTGGTCCATTGAGCCGCGCCCGCCAGATCGAAGGCATGCAACTCCTACACATCGTTCTACAAGGCACCCTCGGTACAAATTGGGGTAGTGCATTGAAAATTCTCAGCTAA
- a CDS encoding LUD domain-containing protein, giving the protein MLTVQNTKFSSPASDDQIERTAQALEANGIHTLVAENGEEAKRLFFELVPDGAEVFLGASVTLETLGIKDEVDQSGKYNALRPKMFAMDRATQGREIRKLGGAPDFAAGSVHAVTEDGHVLIASNTGSQLGPYASGAGKVIWVIGAQKIVKDFNEGMSRIYDYIVPLEEQHMQDLYKVSTNVSKVLIVNKEIRPDRITMIIVKESLGF; this is encoded by the coding sequence ATGTTAACCGTACAGAATACGAAGTTTAGTTCGCCCGCCAGCGACGACCAGATCGAACGCACAGCCCAAGCATTGGAAGCCAATGGCATTCACACACTTGTCGCTGAAAACGGCGAGGAAGCCAAACGCCTCTTTTTTGAACTGGTCCCCGATGGGGCAGAAGTTTTCCTCGGCGCATCTGTAACACTGGAAACGCTTGGCATTAAAGATGAAGTTGATCAATCAGGAAAGTACAATGCTCTGCGCCCGAAGATGTTCGCCATGGATCGCGCAACGCAGGGACGCGAGATCCGCAAGCTGGGCGGCGCACCAGATTTTGCCGCAGGTAGTGTCCATGCTGTAACGGAGGATGGACACGTGTTGATCGCATCGAACACGGGCAGTCAGTTAGGCCCCTATGCTTCGGGGGCAGGCAAGGTGATCTGGGTGATCGGCGCCCAGAAAATCGTCAAGGACTTTAACGAAGGAATGAGCCGTATTTACGACTACATCGTTCCGTTGGAAGAACAACACATGCAAGACCTGTACAAGGTCAGCACAAATGTCAGCAAGGTGTTGATCGTTAACAAAGAAATTCGTCCCGATCGTATTACAATGATCATCGTAAAAGAATCGCTTGGTTTTTAA
- a CDS encoding SDR family oxidoreductase → MSSNQKKTLLVTGASGHLGRRVVELLLDTYKGTVIAATRTPEKLADLSKRGATIRQADFEDLNSLSQAFQGVDRLLLISTDAVDVPGRRLNQHRNAIKAAEQAGVSHVVYTSIINPGPDSPAFVAPDHRGTEEALAESKMGWTSLRENIYMEVLLMSVARAAQSGKLINAIGEEKAAYISREDVAQAAFSALTSSFDGRQTLDITGPEAVSQYDIASIASKLTGKEITYVPVALEDLIKNMTAGGLPRPLAEAYSSFDAAIAQGKFSIATNTVEELTGRKPISVADFLSSQRETLVKAAP, encoded by the coding sequence ATGTCATCGAATCAAAAGAAAACTTTACTCGTCACAGGGGCTTCCGGTCACCTGGGGCGTCGAGTTGTGGAATTATTGCTGGATACCTATAAAGGAACGGTTATCGCCGCCACTCGTACGCCGGAGAAACTTGCCGATCTCAGTAAGCGCGGCGCAACCATACGTCAGGCCGATTTTGAAGACTTGAATTCTTTGTCCCAGGCATTTCAAGGCGTTGACAGGCTGTTACTCATCAGCACAGATGCTGTGGATGTGCCGGGCCGCCGTCTCAATCAGCACCGTAACGCCATCAAGGCGGCTGAACAGGCAGGGGTAAGTCACGTCGTGTACACATCCATTATCAATCCCGGGCCTGATTCACCAGCCTTCGTTGCCCCCGACCATCGCGGCACAGAGGAAGCGTTGGCAGAGAGCAAAATGGGATGGACATCATTACGCGAGAACATCTACATGGAAGTTTTGTTGATGTCTGTGGCTCGGGCCGCTCAGTCTGGTAAGTTGATCAATGCCATCGGTGAAGAGAAAGCCGCGTACATCTCACGAGAAGATGTGGCTCAAGCCGCGTTCTCAGCGTTGACATCGTCCTTTGATGGGCGTCAGACGCTGGATATCACCGGACCTGAAGCTGTCTCGCAATATGATATAGCATCCATTGCCAGCAAACTCACTGGAAAAGAAATTACCTATGTTCCGGTGGCATTGGAAGATCTCATTAAAAACATGACGGCTGGCGGGCTTCCTCGCCCACTTGCCGAGGCTTACTCGTCATTTGACGCTGCCATCGCGCAAGGCAAATTCAGCATCGCAACCAATACGGTCGAAGAATTGACCGGACGTAAACCGATCAGCGTCGCCGATTTCTTGTCCAGTCAGCGCGAAACTCTGGTGAAGGCCGCGCCATAA
- a CDS encoding VOC family protein, whose product MSLLPNSETKTEFSIHPKTLMGHISLTVANLENQIMFYQQAMGFKLHWREGNKAGLGAGGKDLLLLTEQPNLKKYRGVTGLYHVAYVFPNKRELAIAMARLFAIKYPNSPTDHIMTKTTYLDDLEGNGIELYCESPEDGTWKFANGKYESYRKDGSWSNGREALDVEELFSHIQEDDKLDVPIPLETRVGHVHLHVRDVAEAVDFYHGIIGFDIMGIAKEFQMGFVSAGGYHHHLGLNTWQGAGAPPPPADAVGLRYFTIELPDQKAYDEVVARIDEAGIPSNMTEAGLFLHDPSQNGVVLTVTK is encoded by the coding sequence ATGAGTCTATTGCCCAATTCAGAAACAAAAACCGAGTTTTCGATCCACCCCAAAACCTTGATGGGACATATTTCCCTCACGGTGGCAAACCTTGAGAACCAGATCATGTTCTATCAGCAGGCCATGGGATTCAAACTCCACTGGCGCGAAGGGAACAAGGCAGGGCTCGGTGCAGGCGGCAAGGACTTATTGTTACTGACCGAACAACCCAACTTGAAGAAATATCGTGGTGTAACGGGTTTGTATCATGTAGCGTATGTTTTCCCAAACAAACGTGAGTTGGCGATCGCGATGGCGCGTCTGTTTGCCATCAAATATCCCAACTCCCCCACGGACCACATCATGACCAAGACCACCTACCTCGATGACCTTGAAGGGAATGGAATTGAGTTGTATTGCGAGTCACCGGAAGATGGCACATGGAAGTTTGCCAACGGCAAATACGAATCCTATCGCAAGGATGGTTCGTGGAGCAATGGCCGTGAGGCGCTGGATGTAGAAGAATTATTCAGCCACATCCAGGAGGATGACAAGTTGGATGTGCCCATTCCACTTGAAACGCGCGTGGGACATGTCCACTTGCATGTGCGTGATGTAGCAGAAGCCGTCGATTTTTACCACGGCATTATCGGCTTCGATATCATGGGCATTGCAAAAGAATTCCAAATGGGATTTGTGTCTGCGGGCGGGTATCACCATCATCTTGGCCTGAACACCTGGCAGGGTGCAGGCGCTCCGCCTCCGCCTGCTGATGCAGTGGGCCTGCGCTATTTCACGATCGAGTTACCAGATCAAAAGGCTTACGATGAGGTAGTGGCCCGGATCGATGAAGCAGGCATCCCGTCGAATATGACCGAGGCGGGTCTGTTTCTGCATGATCCGTCACAGAATGGCGTAGTCCTGACCGTGACAAAATAA